In Candidatus Neomarinimicrobiota bacterium, the following are encoded in one genomic region:
- a CDS encoding 2-oxoacid:acceptor oxidoreductase family protein: MNINVLTKSESFYNVYERKPGADKHVTHYCPGCGHGIIHKIIAEALDDLGVRDKTIFISPVGCSVFAYYYFHTGNIQVAHGRAPAVATGIKRALPDSVVISYQGDGDLAAIGGLEILHAANRGEGFTVIFINNAIYGMTGGQMAPTTLIGQTTATTPRGRDPQNDGYPIRMSEIIATLEAPVYVERVMLSDSKNIMRARNAIRKALKIQVEKNGFSFIEVLSPCPSGWKMSPLQAKKWVGEVLSSYFPVGVMKDISSEFKGRNKVKKELSRDEILDVLGVNVTEKIRPEIKEYSKREVSKEIKIAGFGGQGVLSLGIVLAYMGVKHGYKVSWLPSYGPEMRGGTANCHVKISNKKIGSPVVSYPTVLIAMNRPSLDKFENDVISGGVIFYDSSLIDSAPSREDVTIIPIPATRIADEIGSTKMANMVMIGAFVKYFDLMDIDYIVISLDEVMKSKKLVDMNKLAIRKGVEYLFDNILKS; encoded by the coding sequence ATGAATATAAATGTTTTAACAAAATCAGAATCTTTTTATAATGTATACGAAAGAAAGCCAGGGGCAGATAAACATGTCACTCACTACTGCCCAGGATGTGGGCATGGTATAATTCATAAGATAATTGCAGAAGCCCTGGATGATCTTGGAGTTAGAGACAAAACGATATTCATTAGTCCGGTGGGTTGCAGTGTATTTGCTTATTACTATTTTCACACAGGGAATATACAAGTCGCCCATGGGAGAGCACCTGCAGTGGCTACGGGGATAAAAAGAGCACTCCCTGATTCAGTAGTAATTAGCTATCAGGGAGATGGGGATCTGGCGGCAATTGGAGGGCTGGAGATCCTTCATGCTGCAAATAGGGGTGAAGGTTTTACTGTGATATTTATAAATAATGCAATTTATGGTATGACTGGGGGGCAAATGGCTCCAACGACTTTAATTGGTCAGACTACTGCAACCACACCTCGAGGTAGGGACCCTCAGAATGACGGTTATCCAATCAGGATGAGTGAAATTATTGCTACCCTTGAGGCACCTGTATATGTGGAGAGAGTAATGTTATCTGATTCAAAAAATATTATGAGAGCAAGAAATGCTATCAGGAAAGCTCTTAAAATACAGGTTGAAAAAAATGGGTTTTCTTTCATTGAAGTTCTTTCTCCCTGCCCATCTGGCTGGAAAATGTCACCGCTGCAGGCGAAAAAGTGGGTTGGTGAAGTGCTAAGTTCCTATTTCCCTGTAGGTGTGATGAAGGATATTTCATCAGAATTTAAAGGAAGAAATAAAGTAAAGAAGGAATTATCAAGAGATGAAATACTTGATGTACTCGGTGTTAATGTGACTGAAAAAATAAGACCGGAGATAAAAGAATATTCTAAAAGAGAGGTATCTAAAGAAATCAAAATTGCTGGTTTTGGCGGACAGGGCGTATTGAGCCTTGGAATAGTGCTGGCATATATGGGTGTGAAACATGGCTATAAAGTAAGTTGGCTACCTTCCTATGGACCTGAAATGAGGGGTGGAACGGCAAATTGCCATGTGAAGATTTCCAATAAAAAAATTGGTTCTCCTGTAGTTTCATATCCAACTGTTTTAATTGCCATGAACAGACCTTCTCTTGACAAATTCGAGAATGATGTAATATCTGGTGGTGTTATATTTTATGATAGCTCATTGATTGATAGTGCGCCATCGAGGGAGGATGTAACTATCATTCCAATACCTGCTACTAGGATTGCTGATGAGATTGGCAGTACTAAGATGGCAAATATGGTAATGATAGGAGCTTTTGTAAAGTATTTTGATCTAATGGATATCGATTACATAGTTATTTCGCTTGATGAGGTTATGAAATCAAAAAAATTGGTTGATATGAATAAACTGGCAATCAGAAAGGGTGTAGAATATTTATTCGATAACATTTTAAAAAGTTAA
- the ybeY gene encoding rRNA maturation RNase YbeY codes for MPYVEIINIYPELFLLRPPVENLVNFLASKETKRVKKITIIVTEDEVLNDLKKQYFGEDYLTDTISFNFNKENEPVEGEIYLSIDRIKENAKEYNETFERELVRVLIHSLLHLFGYNDQTDVDRKQMEALQNFYLLQQNVKGFYRKRHKDSSGEDERGRIS; via the coding sequence ATGCCATACGTTGAAATAATTAATATTTATCCAGAATTATTTTTGTTAAGACCTCCTGTTGAAAATTTAGTGAATTTTTTGGCAAGTAAAGAGACCAAAAGAGTGAAAAAGATTACAATTATAGTAACTGAGGATGAAGTATTAAACGATTTGAAGAAACAGTATTTTGGCGAGGATTACTTGACCGATACTATAAGTTTTAATTTTAATAAGGAAAATGAGCCAGTCGAGGGTGAAATCTACTTGAGTATTGATAGAATAAAAGAGAACGCAAAAGAGTATAATGAAACGTTTGAGAGGGAACTTGTAAGAGTTTTGATACACAGTTTATTACATCTATTTGGATACAATGATCAAACAGATGTCGACAGGAAGCAAATGGAAGCATTACAAAATTTTTACTTGCTCCAACAAAATGTGAAAGGTTTTTATAGAAAAAGGCATAAAGATTCTAGTGGAGAGGATGAGCGAGGCAGAATTAGCTGA
- a CDS encoding 4Fe-4S dicluster domain-containing protein: protein MVEKKIGGYVVIDIEECKGCGYCVDACPVKVLMQSDRFNRYGYHYAEYIGEGCTGCGICFYNCPEPGAITVFKNWSDIKEKAFCKNCNQEQLVFKKNEKSDILYCTKCLKPI, encoded by the coding sequence ATGGTTGAAAAGAAAATCGGAGGATATGTTGTTATTGATATAGAGGAATGCAAAGGATGTGGGTATTGTGTGGATGCATGTCCGGTGAAGGTGTTAATGCAGTCGGACAGATTCAATAGATATGGATATCATTACGCAGAATACATTGGAGAAGGTTGTACAGGTTGTGGTATATGTTTCTATAATTGCCCAGAGCCGGGTGCTATAACAGTCTTTAAAAATTGGTCAGATATTAAAGAGAAAGCATTTTGTAAAAACTGCAATCAGGAACAATTGGTGTTTAAGAAAAATGAGAAAAGTGATATATTATATTGTACTAAATGTTTAAAGCCTATATAA
- a CDS encoding 3-methyl-2-oxobutanoate dehydrogenase subunit VorB yields MTIQFLKGNEAVVKGAILAGCRAFFGYPITPASEIAHAAAYYMPLVGGTFLQAESEIAAINMVYGAASTGIRVMTASSGPGISLKQEGISYLAGAELPCVIVDIMRGGPGLGNIAPDQSDYNQVVKGGGHGPYKNIVLAPNSVQEMFDFGILAFELADRYRNPVFILADGFIGQMMESVSVYAPEVNEPEKNWAVKGTKETMDNLITSIELDPEMLEKHVSKLQQKYKIIEEQEVRYEDYFIEDARILIVAFGIVSRIVQTVVDELRDGGERVGMFRPITLFPFPYEKIGELADKVDAFLVVEMSNGQMLDDVRLAVNGKKPVFLYNRMGGVVPTTREINNKVMEILRGL; encoded by the coding sequence ATGACGATTCAATTTTTAAAGGGGAATGAGGCTGTTGTAAAAGGAGCGATACTGGCAGGTTGCAGGGCTTTTTTCGGATATCCAATCACCCCTGCCAGTGAAATAGCCCATGCGGCAGCTTATTATATGCCCCTTGTAGGGGGTACATTTTTACAGGCTGAAAGCGAAATAGCTGCAATAAACATGGTTTATGGCGCAGCATCTACTGGTATCAGGGTTATGACTGCATCGTCAGGTCCTGGTATTAGCCTAAAGCAGGAAGGTATTTCATATCTTGCTGGAGCAGAATTGCCATGTGTTATTGTCGATATAATGAGGGGTGGACCAGGCCTTGGCAATATTGCTCCTGACCAAAGTGATTACAATCAGGTGGTGAAGGGAGGAGGACATGGACCTTATAAGAATATAGTTCTGGCTCCCAATTCTGTCCAGGAAATGTTTGATTTTGGAATTTTAGCATTCGAACTTGCAGACAGATATAGAAATCCTGTTTTTATACTCGCTGATGGATTTATCGGCCAGATGATGGAGTCAGTTAGTGTATATGCCCCTGAAGTCAATGAGCCTGAGAAAAACTGGGCGGTAAAGGGAACTAAAGAAACAATGGATAACCTGATTACATCTATAGAACTGGATCCGGAGATGCTTGAGAAACATGTTTCGAAGCTACAGCAAAAATATAAGATAATTGAGGAGCAGGAAGTTAGATATGAAGACTACTTTATTGAGGATGCACGGATATTGATTGTTGCCTTTGGAATAGTGTCAAGAATAGTACAAACTGTCGTTGATGAATTGAGAGACGGTGGAGAAAGAGTTGGAATGTTCCGACCTATTACTTTATTTCCTTTTCCTTATGAAAAAATTGGAGAGTTGGCAGATAAAGTTGATGCTTTTCTTGTAGTTGAGATGAGTAATGGACAGATGCTTGATGATGTCAGGCTTGCAGTAAATGGGAAAAAGCCTGTTTTCTTATATAACAGGATGGGAGGAGTCGTACCAACTACAAGGGAGATAAATAATAAAGTTATGGAGATACTGAGGGGATTATGA
- the mazG gene encoding nucleoside triphosphate pyrophosphohydrolase, with amino-acid sequence MSEAELAEKFIELVKVVKKLRSPEGCQWDRAQTHQSLIPYMTEELYEVIEAIEENNDEMLKEELGDLLLHIIFQADLSEEERKFTLADSIDLIREKLIRRHPHVFAGLKVNSVSEIKKNWEKIKLKEGRGSLLDGIPMNLPALLLAKRVQQRASEVRFDWDKIDDVISKVREELNELEEAIKKKDHKMIKEELGDLLFSIVNLSRFLKQNPEEALRLTIKKFVSRFKIIEKKLREKGKKLEEATLSEMDKIWNELKEKEKDKIN; translated from the coding sequence ATGAGCGAGGCAGAATTAGCTGAAAAGTTTATAGAGCTTGTCAAGGTTGTAAAAAAGTTGCGCAGTCCAGAAGGATGCCAATGGGATAGAGCACAAACCCATCAATCTCTAATTCCATATATGACTGAAGAACTCTATGAAGTAATTGAAGCAATTGAAGAAAATAATGACGAGATGCTTAAAGAAGAGCTCGGTGATCTATTACTGCATATAATTTTTCAGGCTGATTTATCTGAGGAAGAGAGAAAATTCACACTTGCCGATTCGATAGATTTGATCAGAGAAAAATTAATCCGACGGCATCCCCATGTATTTGCTGGACTCAAAGTTAATTCTGTTAGTGAGATAAAAAAGAACTGGGAGAAAATAAAGTTAAAGGAAGGTAGAGGAAGTTTGCTTGATGGTATCCCGATGAATCTACCAGCGCTTCTTCTTGCTAAAAGAGTACAACAAAGGGCATCGGAGGTACGGTTTGACTGGGATAAAATAGATGATGTAATTAGTAAAGTAAGGGAAGAATTAAATGAGCTTGAAGAGGCTATAAAGAAAAAAGACCATAAGATGATTAAAGAAGAACTTGGTGACCTATTATTTAGTATCGTAAATCTTTCAAGATTTTTGAAACAGAATCCAGAAGAAGCTTTGAGATTAACAATAAAAAAATTTGTTTCAAGATTCAAAATCATTGAAAAGAAGTTAAGAGAGAAAGGCAAAAAGCTTGAAGAGGCAACTCTTTCCGAAATGGATAAAATCTGGAATGAGTTAAAAGAAAAGGAAAAAGATAAAATAAATTAG
- a CDS encoding ketoacyl-ACP synthase III, translated as MYYSKIAGIGAYVPEKVVTNHDLEKMMDTSDEWIVERTGIRERRWVDKPMGASDLAVPASVEAIEMAGLKKEDIDMIIFATLNPDYSMPGSSSLLQAKLGLAGVPTLDIRVQCSGFVYGLAIADSFIKSGFYKNILLVGSEVQSVGLNLTTEGRDVAVLFGDGAGAAVVTRSEDDSRILFYHLGGDGKYAKELWCEAPVGFQIPRISKKMIDEGRHFPKMNGRQVFKRAVTIFPRIVKIAMESQGWNIEDVDLIIPHQANLRITEALARSLGVGLDKVYSNIHKYGNTTAASIPLAICDALKEGKIKKGSNLILAAFGSGFTWGSVATRW; from the coding sequence ATGTATTATAGTAAAATTGCAGGTATAGGAGCTTACGTCCCGGAAAAAGTTGTCACAAATCATGATCTGGAGAAGATGATGGATACCAGTGATGAGTGGATTGTAGAAAGAACTGGTATTCGTGAGCGTCGTTGGGTGGATAAACCCATGGGAGCTAGTGACCTTGCAGTACCAGCAAGTGTGGAAGCAATTGAAATGGCAGGTTTGAAAAAAGAAGATATAGATATGATTATATTTGCCACACTAAATCCGGATTACTCAATGCCTGGATCCAGCAGTTTGCTTCAGGCAAAGTTGGGACTGGCAGGAGTTCCAACACTTGATATAAGGGTTCAATGTTCTGGCTTTGTATATGGTCTTGCAATAGCAGACTCTTTTATAAAATCTGGATTTTATAAAAACATTTTACTTGTAGGTTCGGAAGTTCAATCTGTGGGTTTGAATCTTACAACAGAAGGGAGGGATGTAGCCGTTCTTTTTGGTGATGGTGCAGGAGCGGCAGTAGTTACACGGTCAGAAGATGATAGCCGTATTTTGTTTTATCATCTGGGTGGAGATGGGAAATATGCAAAAGAGTTATGGTGTGAAGCCCCAGTGGGATTTCAAATCCCGAGAATCAGCAAGAAAATGATAGATGAGGGGAGACATTTCCCAAAGATGAATGGAAGGCAAGTATTTAAACGTGCCGTTACAATATTCCCCAGAATAGTTAAAATAGCAATGGAATCGCAGGGGTGGAATATTGAGGATGTTGATTTAATTATTCCACATCAGGCAAATCTTAGAATAACAGAGGCTCTGGCTAGAAGTCTTGGGGTTGGATTAGATAAAGTGTATTCTAATATTCATAAATATGGAAATACCACAGCAGCGTCCATACCATTGGCTATTTGTGATGCACTTAAGGAGGGTAAAATAAAAAAGGGAAGTAATCTTATCTTAGCTGCATTCGGTTCTGGTTTTACTTGGGGGTCGGTTGCTACAAGGTGGTAA
- a CDS encoding HDIG domain-containing protein, whose protein sequence is MSLKIQFIDELKEFDFSPFKKGNLKVTLTIVLTILIISIFYPKENYTLYDYKINDITKETIIAPFDFPILKTEEELKRDRTQALEKVNFVFKIDRSVRASSINDFDTLMNTIYEIVKALDKLSKSKELLAKSRFSKNLEEIKSIVYRDSIKASELVDYLKVKFAIDTSTSYIKYLMKINKEAPNYFEYIRNKCREILGEIYTLYIIDIDKSDVISTGISIIEDGEESEIKKENVFSLSEIWAKLKIRIQEVFLEQSTEVINYIYDVLVKFIRPNLTYSKEITEKRQQESISKVPISKGIILKDEKIVDANVRITPDIYRKLESLAIERARRSNLKGGIRKELPLIGDPVNYFLQVLLITISYLIFIAFILIYRPEIIKSFKYQFLICLIFVVTVIIAYIFSLRLKISYYAIPVTLSALLFTILFDGKIAFAGLVSLVFILTFQNESDASYMITSIFAGIMAIYSVRRLRSRGQVFQSIIFIWLAYLIGISITFWLKNNNGHKLLNHLLYGSLNSVITPFLAYGIIGLIEVAFGITTALTLLEYANFDNPVLKLLSKHAPGTFTHSIIVGNLAEAAADAIGANSLLARVGAYYHDIGKITKPEYFVENTKPGENKHEKLSPKMSAMIIRNHVKEGARLAEEYGLPDEIKQFIVTHHGNMRIEFFLRKALDIAGDGKDINEDDFRYQGELPTTKETGIVMICDSIEAAIRSLKNPTIQSMEKMVDQIIKERIDQGQLDNCPLTLNDLNKIKGDIKKNTGIMPLLVSIHHVRVEYPEKEKLLE, encoded by the coding sequence ATGTCATTGAAGATACAATTTATTGATGAACTGAAAGAATTTGATTTCTCACCTTTTAAAAAAGGCAATCTTAAAGTTACTCTGACAATTGTTCTTACTATATTGATTATATCTATTTTCTATCCCAAAGAGAATTATACTTTATACGATTATAAAATTAATGATATAACAAAAGAGACAATAATAGCTCCTTTTGATTTCCCGATACTTAAAACGGAAGAGGAACTCAAGAGAGACAGAACTCAGGCTCTGGAAAAAGTTAATTTTGTATTTAAAATTGACAGAAGTGTACGTGCATCATCAATAAATGATTTTGATACTTTGATGAATACAATATATGAGATAGTTAAAGCTCTTGACAAGTTAAGTAAGTCAAAGGAGTTGCTTGCAAAGTCAAGGTTTTCTAAAAATCTGGAAGAAATAAAAAGTATTGTTTACAGAGATTCCATTAAAGCTTCAGAATTAGTTGATTATCTCAAAGTCAAATTTGCTATAGATACATCTACGTCATACATTAAATATTTAATGAAAATTAATAAGGAAGCACCCAATTATTTTGAATATATCCGGAATAAATGCAGAGAAATCTTAGGTGAAATTTATACTCTTTATATTATCGATATTGATAAGTCCGATGTAATTTCGACCGGAATATCAATAATAGAAGATGGAGAGGAATCAGAAATAAAAAAGGAGAATGTATTTTCACTGAGTGAAATATGGGCAAAGTTAAAAATAAGAATTCAGGAAGTATTCCTTGAACAGAGTACAGAAGTTATTAACTATATTTATGATGTACTCGTGAAATTTATTAGGCCAAATCTTACTTATTCAAAGGAAATAACAGAGAAAAGACAGCAAGAATCTATAAGTAAAGTCCCTATAAGTAAAGGCATAATTTTAAAAGATGAGAAAATAGTTGATGCTAATGTAAGAATTACTCCTGACATATATAGAAAACTTGAATCCTTAGCGATTGAGCGGGCACGTCGATCCAATTTGAAGGGTGGTATAAGAAAAGAGTTACCTTTAATTGGTGACCCAGTTAATTATTTTCTCCAAGTTTTATTAATCACTATTTCATACTTAATATTTATAGCTTTTATTTTGATATATAGACCTGAGATTATAAAGTCTTTCAAGTATCAATTTTTGATATGTTTGATATTTGTAGTAACTGTTATAATTGCTTATATATTCAGTTTGAGGCTGAAAATTTCCTATTATGCGATACCTGTGACACTTTCTGCTTTACTATTTACTATTTTATTTGACGGAAAGATTGCCTTTGCCGGACTGGTTTCTCTTGTTTTCATATTGACATTCCAGAATGAATCTGATGCTTCATATATGATTACTTCTATTTTTGCCGGGATAATGGCAATTTATTCGGTAAGAAGATTGAGAAGTAGGGGGCAGGTTTTTCAATCGATTATATTTATCTGGTTGGCATATTTAATCGGAATTTCTATAACCTTCTGGTTAAAAAATAACAATGGGCATAAACTTTTGAACCATTTATTATATGGATCTTTAAATAGCGTAATAACACCTTTTTTGGCATATGGAATTATTGGTTTGATAGAGGTAGCTTTCGGAATTACGACGGCTCTTACTCTTCTTGAATATGCTAATTTCGATAACCCTGTCTTGAAGTTATTATCAAAGCATGCCCCTGGTACTTTCACGCACAGTATTATTGTTGGAAATCTTGCGGAAGCCGCAGCTGATGCTATAGGTGCAAACTCACTTCTTGCAAGAGTTGGTGCCTACTATCACGATATCGGAAAGATAACAAAACCTGAATACTTTGTTGAGAATACAAAACCAGGTGAAAATAAACACGAGAAATTATCGCCAAAAATGAGCGCTATGATTATCAGAAATCATGTTAAGGAAGGTGCAAGGCTGGCGGAAGAATACGGGCTACCTGATGAAATAAAACAGTTTATAGTTACACATCATGGAAATATGAGAATTGAATTCTTCCTTAGAAAAGCTCTTGATATAGCAGGAGATGGAAAGGACATAAATGAAGATGATTTTAGATATCAAGGTGAATTACCTACCACAAAGGAAACTGGGATAGTAATGATTTGTGATTCCATCGAGGCTGCTATTAGATCTTTAAAAAATCCGACCATACAATCTATGGAAAAGATGGTAGATCAAATAATAAAAGAGAGAATTGATCAGGGTCAGCTCGATAATTGTCCGCTGACTCTCAATGATTTAAATAAAATTAAAGGCGATATTAAGAAAAACACTGGTATTATGCCACTTCTTGTCAGCATTCACCATGTGCGGGTTGAATACCCTGAAAAAGAAAAATTACTGGAATAA
- a CDS encoding pyridoxal phosphate-dependent aminotransferase, translated as MMLSSQVKGFLENASWIRRMFEIGHELKKKYGYQNVFDFTLGNPDLPPPADFKKHLIEEASKDEPFIHGYMSNAGYEDTREAIAKNLSNELDMDFNKKNIIMTCGAAGGMNVILRAILNPGDKVVILSPYFVEYKFYILNHQGQVVISETDETFLPNIEDLDKKIDDRTKAIIINTPNNPTGRVYEDMILIDLGDLLLKKSKEFGKPIYLLSDEPYKRIVYSDHKFYPPIKYYRNTMIVNSFSKDLSIPGERIGYIAMPPDLDGVREIIEACVLCNRILGFINAPAIMQRVIKNLLNSLVDVNLYMKRRDIFYNSLIEMGYKVIKPGGTFYMFPESPIKDDIEFSKILMNEQVLVTPGSGFGRKGYFRISYCQDEKIILKSLERFYSAIKKVE; from the coding sequence ATGATGTTATCCTCACAGGTAAAAGGTTTCTTAGAAAATGCTTCCTGGATAAGGAGAATGTTTGAAATTGGACATGAGTTAAAAAAGAAATATGGTTATCAAAATGTGTTTGATTTTACCCTTGGTAATCCTGATTTACCTCCACCGGCTGACTTTAAAAAACATTTAATTGAAGAAGCTAGTAAGGATGAACCATTTATACATGGCTATATGTCTAATGCGGGATATGAAGATACTAGGGAGGCAATTGCGAAAAATCTCTCCAATGAACTCGACATGGATTTTAATAAGAAAAACATTATTATGACATGCGGAGCAGCTGGAGGTATGAATGTTATACTGCGAGCAATTTTGAATCCTGGTGATAAGGTTGTTATTTTGTCCCCATATTTTGTTGAGTATAAATTCTATATTTTAAATCACCAAGGGCAGGTTGTTATTTCTGAGACCGATGAGACTTTTTTACCTAATATAGAAGATCTTGATAAAAAAATTGATGATAGGACGAAAGCAATTATAATAAATACTCCGAACAATCCCACTGGTAGAGTATATGAAGATATGATTCTTATAGATTTGGGTGATCTATTGTTAAAGAAATCAAAGGAGTTTGGTAAGCCTATATATTTATTATCAGATGAGCCATATAAAAGGATTGTTTACTCAGATCATAAATTTTATCCACCAATCAAATACTATAGGAATACAATGATTGTAAATTCCTTCTCAAAGGATTTATCAATCCCTGGTGAAAGGATTGGTTATATAGCAATGCCTCCTGATTTGGATGGGGTGAGAGAAATTATAGAGGCGTGTGTGTTGTGCAATAGGATTCTTGGTTTCATAAATGCACCGGCAATAATGCAGAGAGTTATTAAGAATCTTTTAAATTCTTTGGTGGATGTAAATTTATATATGAAAAGAAGGGATATTTTCTATAATTCCCTTATAGAGATGGGATATAAAGTTATTAAACCAGGTGGAACATTTTATATGTTTCCAGAATCACCGATTAAAGATGATATTGAATTTTCCAAGATTTTAATGAATGAGCAGGTTCTGGTCACCCCGGGTTCTGGATTTGGAAGAAAGGGTTATTTTAGAATTTCATATTGCCAAGATGAAAAAATAATTTTAAAATCCCTTGAAAGATTTTACAGTGCGATAAAGAAAGTAGAATAG
- the recJ gene encoding single-stranded-DNA-specific exonuclease RecJ — protein sequence MTLKYRWKIKEPDYSKYRILVEKHGFHPVIARLLSLRGLYEPDKIEVFLNPLPKFLYNPFLMQDMEKAVNRLIKAFYNKEKILIYGDYDVDGITGTSLLLRFFRKLQLPASFYIPDRETEGYGLSISGVEYAIENNFDLIITCDCGINAFDEIDYANKNGIDVIVTDHHEPSDELPDAYAVLDPKRSDDSYTFTDLCGVGVAYKLLHGFCIRKGIPSEVINEDLDLVAIGIAADLVPVIDENRILLSVGLKKIKETCKPGIKALIDVSGFGNSDIDVSTIVFGLAPRLNAAGRISHASKSVELLITDNYQRAVRIARELQRENRERQRIEKETIDDAIRRLNHIHNMEKDKIIILSSNDWHQGVIGIVASKIKEQYNKPVVLVSFHEGIGKGSARSIDGFDIYKAFAACSEYLDSFGGHKMAAGLVVRYENFGGFYKKINEIAKEMIEDEMLLPVLEVDAEIKLLDLDRNIIEFLNKLAPFGPGNMKPLFLAKNLKISGIPRTINEMHVRFKVCQDKFVISAIGWRMIDRYEYLISNMPLSMIFSVEENTYNGLAEMQLNVKDVRYYDGIE from the coding sequence ATGACATTAAAATATAGATGGAAAATTAAAGAACCAGATTATAGTAAATATAGAATTTTGGTTGAAAAACATGGGTTTCATCCTGTTATTGCAAGATTATTATCCTTAAGAGGTCTGTATGAACCAGATAAAATAGAAGTTTTTTTGAATCCTTTACCAAAATTTTTATATAATCCTTTCCTGATGCAGGATATGGAAAAAGCGGTAAACCGCCTTATCAAGGCTTTTTATAATAAGGAAAAAATACTAATCTATGGTGATTATGATGTAGATGGGATCACTGGAACGAGCTTGCTCTTAAGATTTTTTAGAAAGCTTCAATTACCAGCTTCTTTCTATATTCCTGATAGAGAGACTGAAGGGTATGGTCTTTCAATCAGTGGTGTTGAATATGCTATAGAAAATAATTTTGATTTAATAATAACCTGTGATTGTGGTATTAATGCTTTTGATGAGATAGATTATGCAAATAAAAATGGCATTGATGTAATCGTTACAGACCACCACGAGCCATCTGATGAACTACCAGATGCCTATGCAGTGTTAGATCCCAAGCGCTCTGATGATAGTTATACCTTTACTGATTTGTGTGGTGTTGGAGTGGCTTATAAATTATTGCACGGATTCTGTATAAGGAAGGGCATCCCATCTGAGGTAATTAATGAAGACCTTGATCTGGTTGCTATTGGTATAGCAGCTGATTTAGTGCCCGTTATTGATGAAAATAGGATTTTACTATCGGTAGGACTTAAAAAAATAAAAGAAACTTGTAAGCCAGGGATCAAAGCATTGATTGATGTTTCAGGATTTGGAAATTCTGATATTGATGTTTCGACAATAGTATTTGGATTGGCTCCGAGACTGAATGCAGCGGGTAGGATTAGTCATGCCTCGAAGTCTGTGGAACTTTTGATTACTGATAATTATCAAAGAGCTGTAAGAATTGCCAGAGAACTTCAACGGGAAAATAGGGAAAGGCAAAGAATAGAAAAAGAAACAATAGATGATGCGATAAGACGATTAAATCATATTCATAATATGGAGAAGGACAAAATTATTATTCTGTCAAGTAATGATTGGCATCAGGGTGTAATTGGAATTGTTGCTTCTAAAATAAAAGAGCAGTATAATAAACCTGTAGTTCTGGTTTCTTTTCATGAAGGGATCGGGAAAGGATCAGCGAGGAGTATAGATGGATTTGATATTTATAAAGCTTTTGCGGCTTGCTCAGAATACCTGGATAGTTTTGGAGGGCATAAGATGGCTGCTGGTCTGGTAGTCAGGTATGAGAATTTTGGAGGCTTTTATAAAAAAATTAACGAAATAGCGAAAGAAATGATAGAAGATGAAATGCTTCTTCCGGTGCTGGAAGTAGATGCTGAAATAAAATTACTTGATTTGGACAGGAATATTATTGAATTTCTGAATAAATTAGCTCCTTTTGGTCCCGGTAATATGAAACCTTTATTTCTTGCAAAGAATTTAAAGATATCAGGTATCCCCAGAACTATCAATGAGATGCACGTTAGGTTTAAGGTTTGTCAGGATAAATTTGTAATAAGTGCAATAGGCTGGCGGATGATTGATAGGTATGAATATCTAATAAGCAATATGCCACTAAGTATGATTTTTTCTGTTGAAGAAAATACTTATAATGGTTTGGCAGAAATGCAATTAAATGTAAAAGATGTAAGATATTACGATGGAATTGAATAA